The following proteins come from a genomic window of Proteiniphilum propionicum:
- the ybeY gene encoding rRNA maturation RNase YbeY, protein MAVTFHVENVDFPAIKNRETANWIRTVAKNYGKNVGDISYIFCDDEKILEINLHYLNHDYYTDIITFDYSEGDIISGDIFISLDTVNSNSQKYCTEYTEELHRVIIHGVLHLCGIDDKSATDARLMRAAENDALKLLSV, encoded by the coding sequence ATGGCTGTTACTTTTCATGTGGAAAATGTTGATTTTCCTGCAATAAAAAATAGAGAAACTGCAAACTGGATAAGAACCGTTGCGAAAAATTATGGTAAAAATGTGGGAGATATCTCTTATATTTTCTGTGACGATGAGAAAATACTGGAGATTAACCTTCACTACCTGAATCACGACTATTATACAGATATTATCACTTTCGACTACTCCGAAGGTGATATAATATCGGGAGATATCTTTATCAGTCTCGATACAGTGAATTCCAATTCACAAAAGTATTGTACTGAATATACAGAGGAACTGCACCGTGTTATTATACACGGAGTATTACATTTATGTGGGATTGACGACAAGTCAGCCACCGATGCCAGATTGATGCGTGCAGCTGAAAACGATGCTCTGAAACTATTATCTGTATAA
- a CDS encoding nucleoside recognition domain-containing protein, producing MVLNYIWIAFFLVAFIVATVKLVFFGDIYVFNEIMNSTYDSAKTGFEISLGLTGVLALWLGVMKIGERGGMVELFSKAVAPLFSKLFPDIPKNHPASGSILMNISANMLGLDNAATPFGLKAMQELQEINLNKEEASNPMIMFLVLNASGLTLIPVTIMVYRAQLGAVNPADVFIPIMITTFAATLAGMIAVCLKQGINIFSKAIISFILVMLGIITGTVLIFQSMPQEKINIVSSLAANIILFTIIVLFIVKALKRKINIFDAFIDGAKDGFKTAVSIIPYLIAILVGIGVFRASGAMDFLMDGLRNLVALTGTDTRWVDSMPTALMKPLSGSGARGMMIDAMKTFGADSFTGRLSSVLQGATDTTFYIVAVYYGAVNIKNSRYTVPCALLADLTGVIAAIFVAYLFFG from the coding sequence ATGGTATTGAATTACATTTGGATTGCATTTTTTTTGGTCGCTTTTATAGTAGCGACAGTTAAGCTTGTCTTTTTCGGAGATATATATGTGTTTAACGAAATCATGAATTCCACCTACGATTCAGCTAAAACCGGTTTTGAGATCTCGCTGGGACTTACGGGTGTGCTGGCTCTATGGCTTGGCGTGATGAAAATAGGCGAACGCGGAGGAATGGTTGAATTGTTCTCAAAGGCAGTTGCACCACTTTTTTCGAAACTCTTTCCCGACATTCCAAAGAATCACCCGGCATCAGGATCCATTCTGATGAATATATCGGCAAACATGCTTGGACTCGACAACGCAGCCACACCTTTTGGATTGAAAGCGATGCAGGAGTTGCAAGAAATCAACCTAAACAAAGAGGAGGCATCAAACCCCATGATTATGTTTCTTGTGTTAAATGCATCGGGACTGACGCTTATTCCGGTCACCATCATGGTGTACCGCGCTCAGCTGGGAGCTGTTAACCCTGCCGATGTGTTTATTCCCATAATGATTACCACATTTGCTGCTACTCTTGCCGGCATGATTGCCGTCTGCCTTAAGCAAGGAATCAATATTTTCAGCAAAGCGATAATAAGCTTTATACTTGTAATGTTGGGAATTATTACTGGAACCGTACTGATATTTCAATCAATGCCGCAGGAAAAAATCAATATTGTCTCCAGCCTGGCAGCAAACATCATTCTGTTTACCATTATAGTGCTTTTTATTGTAAAGGCATTGAAAAGAAAAATCAATATCTTCGATGCCTTTATTGACGGTGCAAAAGATGGATTTAAAACCGCTGTCTCCATCATACCATACCTCATTGCCATTTTGGTGGGTATAGGTGTTTTCCGCGCTTCAGGAGCGATGGATTTTTTGATGGATGGACTGCGAAACCTTGTGGCGTTGACGGGCACCGATACACGCTGGGTGGATAGTATGCCCACGGCTCTGATGAAACCGTTAAGCGGTAGCGGAGCACGAGGGATGATGATTGATGCAATGAAAACGTTTGGCGCCGATTCTTTCACCGGGAGACTATCGAGCGTACTCCAAGGAGCAACCGACACCACCTTCTATATTGTTGCCGTTTACTATGGTGCAGTGAACATCAAGAATTCACGCTACACCGTTCCCTGCGCGCTTTTGGCTGATTTGACCGGTGTAATTGCGGCCATTTTCGTGGCCTATCTCTTTTTCGGTTGA
- a CDS encoding MerR family transcriptional regulator: protein MGKRRKLIRFDDKRLFYSIQEVADHFAVNVSLLRFWEKEFDNINPKKTTGGTRQYTKEDVKQVEIVYHLVKEKGLTLEGARQTLKSKKDDEAKRVEAVGKLMEIKKELQLLEEEFDQLHELQKYSNTETE from the coding sequence ATGGGTAAACGAAGAAAGCTGATCCGGTTCGATGACAAACGACTTTTCTACTCCATTCAGGAGGTAGCCGATCATTTCGCGGTAAACGTATCACTCCTGCGTTTCTGGGAGAAGGAGTTCGACAACATCAATCCTAAAAAAACCACCGGAGGAACACGCCAATACACCAAAGAAGATGTGAAACAGGTGGAGATAGTATATCATCTCGTAAAAGAGAAGGGGTTGACGCTGGAAGGTGCCCGCCAGACTCTAAAGTCGAAAAAAGATGATGAGGCAAAACGTGTGGAAGCAGTTGGCAAACTTATGGAAATAAAAAAAGAACTGCAATTGCTTGAAGAAGAGTTTGATCAACTGCATGAACTCCAAAAATATTCGAATACTGAAACAGAGTAA
- a CDS encoding helix-hairpin-helix domain-containing protein → MIKSYPAKSDRNHLEYHTRQRLLICLALTGKVDLVTVINHTISKLKYYKYIYRMQWKDFLYFRSGSKIAVILLLILIVLTLILNSLLRYRNSSGFIVEQNDSLIREFEEFRNKLKEHEEDYFNIGTENDSAEIFSGRDNFLKEPTVPRDESPGDRKSYSRSEKLSEGQMIILNNSDTVDWKKIPGIGSIYASRIVKYRDLLGGFARVEQLLEVYGIDNELYSSIIPYIYIETNTNLRKVQVNKSEFREMLRHPYLNYKQVQAIINLRRRKGDIVSINELSMLDEFTTDDIYRLEPYLEF, encoded by the coding sequence TTGATTAAATCATACCCGGCAAAGTCCGACCGTAACCATTTAGAATATCATACCCGGCAAAGGCTTCTTATTTGCCTGGCACTAACCGGAAAGGTAGATTTGGTTACAGTCATTAATCACACAATCAGTAAGTTGAAGTATTATAAATATATATATCGTATGCAATGGAAAGATTTTTTATATTTCCGGAGTGGTTCAAAAATTGCGGTAATTCTTTTGTTGATTCTTATCGTGTTAACTTTAATATTGAATAGCCTGCTTCGCTATAGGAACTCATCCGGGTTTATTGTTGAGCAAAATGACTCATTGATAAGAGAGTTTGAAGAATTCCGTAACAAATTGAAGGAGCATGAGGAGGATTATTTTAATATCGGAACGGAAAATGATTCAGCTGAAATTTTTTCAGGAAGGGATAATTTTTTAAAAGAACCCACAGTACCGAGGGATGAATCGCCTGGAGACCGTAAATCTTATTCAAGATCGGAAAAACTGTCAGAAGGCCAAATGATCATTTTAAACAATTCTGATACAGTTGATTGGAAAAAGATACCTGGTATAGGCAGTATCTACGCCTCCCGTATTGTTAAATACCGTGATCTGCTGGGTGGCTTCGCAAGGGTTGAGCAGCTTTTGGAGGTTTATGGCATTGACAACGAGCTGTACTCTAGCATAATACCATATATTTATATTGAAACGAATACCAATTTACGCAAAGTTCAGGTCAATAAGTCTGAATTCAGGGAGATGTTGCGGCATCCATACCTTAATTACAAACAGGTTCAGGCCATCATCAACTTGCGCAGACGAAAAGGAGATATTGTTTCCATCAACGAGCTTTCTATGCTCGATGAGTTCACCACAGACGATATCTACCGTCTTGAACCCTACCTTGAGTTTTAA
- a CDS encoding valine--tRNA ligase has translation MEIASKYNPAEVEEKWYKYWMDNKLFHSEPDHREPFTIVIPPPNVTGVLHMGHMLNNTIQDVLVRRARMQGKNACWVPGTDHASIATEAKVVNRLASRGVKKTDLGRKEFLKHAWEWTHEHGGIILEQLKKLGASCDWDRTAFTMDDVRSESVLRVFCDLYEKGLIYRGVRMVNWDPKALTALSDEEVIHREVSGKLYYLRYKIDGDPDGAYAVVATTRPETIMGDTAMCINPNDPKNAYLKGKKVIVPLVNRVIPVIEDDYVDVEFGTGCLKVTPAHDINDYVLGEKYNLPAIDIFNHDGTLNENGMQYEGMDRFKVRKQIEKDLEKAGLLDKTEPYTNKVGFSERTDEIIEPKLSMQWFLKMGPLVKPAADAVENDTIRFYPEKYKNTYRHWMENIKDWCISRQLWWGHQIPAYFLPKGGYVVAMSKEEALEKARQQVDYDITIDDLKQDEDVLDTWFSSWLWPISVFDGINRPGNKDISYYYPTSDLVTGPDIIFFWVARMIMSGYEYRQEPCFRNVYFTGIVRDKQGRKMSKQLGNSPDPVELMDKYGADGVRMGMLLSSAAGNDLLFDETLCEQGRNFNNKIWNAFRLVKGWEIDKNITQPESSKIAVEWFQVKLSETISEIDDLFSKYRLSEALMLLYKLFWDEFSGWYLEIIKPAYQQPLDADTYRATLKYFDALLRLLHPFMPFITEELWQALYTRETGESIMTALQPKEKTIDKTLIDGFEEMKQVVAGVRTIRLEKSIPNRDELQLQVIGSHNSKYNSIILKMCNLSSISAAIEKQPGDSGFLVGTTEYSVPLADKMDVEAELSKMKAELAYTEGFLQSVLKKLGNERFVLNAKPEIVENERRKQADAESKIALLKENIEALSTE, from the coding sequence ATGGAGATTGCAAGCAAATACAATCCTGCAGAAGTAGAAGAGAAGTGGTATAAGTACTGGATGGACAATAAATTGTTCCATTCTGAACCAGATCATCGTGAACCATTCACCATTGTCATACCGCCGCCAAACGTAACCGGAGTACTCCACATGGGACATATGCTTAACAACACTATTCAGGATGTGCTGGTACGCAGGGCACGTATGCAGGGAAAAAACGCTTGCTGGGTTCCGGGAACTGATCACGCTTCAATCGCCACCGAGGCAAAAGTGGTGAACAGGCTTGCATCGCGGGGAGTAAAAAAAACCGACCTCGGCAGAAAAGAGTTTCTTAAGCACGCGTGGGAATGGACTCACGAGCACGGAGGGATTATTCTGGAGCAACTGAAAAAACTGGGGGCCTCATGCGACTGGGACAGAACAGCTTTCACCATGGATGATGTTCGTTCCGAAAGCGTACTGCGTGTATTTTGCGACCTGTACGAAAAAGGACTTATATACCGGGGCGTACGTATGGTGAACTGGGATCCCAAAGCCCTTACGGCTCTTTCTGACGAGGAGGTGATCCATAGGGAGGTAAGCGGTAAACTCTATTATTTAAGATACAAGATTGATGGTGATCCTGATGGCGCTTACGCGGTGGTTGCTACTACACGCCCTGAAACCATCATGGGCGATACGGCAATGTGCATCAATCCCAACGACCCGAAGAATGCCTATTTGAAAGGGAAAAAAGTGATAGTCCCTCTTGTCAACAGGGTTATTCCCGTCATTGAAGATGATTACGTTGATGTGGAGTTCGGTACGGGCTGTCTTAAAGTAACACCTGCACACGATATAAACGACTATGTACTGGGAGAAAAATATAACCTCCCGGCTATTGATATCTTTAACCACGATGGTACCCTCAATGAAAATGGAATGCAGTATGAGGGAATGGACCGTTTCAAGGTACGTAAGCAGATTGAGAAGGATTTGGAAAAAGCAGGCTTGCTCGACAAAACAGAGCCTTACACTAATAAGGTTGGATTCTCGGAACGTACCGATGAGATTATTGAACCGAAGCTATCAATGCAGTGGTTCCTGAAAATGGGGCCACTGGTCAAACCGGCTGCTGATGCGGTTGAAAATGACACTATCAGATTCTATCCCGAAAAATATAAAAACACCTACCGCCACTGGATGGAAAACATAAAGGACTGGTGCATAAGCCGTCAGCTGTGGTGGGGTCATCAAATTCCTGCCTATTTCCTGCCGAAAGGGGGGTATGTGGTAGCTATGAGCAAAGAAGAGGCTTTGGAAAAGGCACGCCAACAGGTTGATTATGATATCACCATCGACGACCTGAAACAGGATGAAGATGTCTTGGACACCTGGTTCTCATCATGGCTGTGGCCTATATCAGTTTTCGACGGCATAAACAGACCCGGAAACAAGGATATCAGTTATTACTATCCCACCAGCGACCTTGTTACCGGGCCCGATATCATCTTCTTCTGGGTTGCCAGGATGATCATGTCGGGATATGAGTACCGTCAGGAACCATGTTTTCGGAATGTTTATTTCACGGGGATCGTGCGTGATAAACAGGGAAGGAAGATGTCGAAACAGTTAGGCAACTCACCCGATCCTGTTGAGCTGATGGATAAATATGGTGCCGACGGCGTACGCATGGGAATGTTACTCTCTTCAGCTGCCGGAAATGATCTCCTCTTCGATGAAACACTCTGTGAACAGGGGCGTAATTTCAATAACAAGATATGGAACGCGTTTCGTCTTGTAAAAGGATGGGAAATTGACAAGAATATCACCCAGCCTGAATCGTCTAAAATAGCTGTAGAATGGTTTCAGGTAAAATTATCGGAGACTATTTCGGAGATTGACGACCTCTTCTCTAAATACCGGCTTTCCGAAGCATTAATGCTTCTATATAAGCTTTTCTGGGATGAATTCTCAGGCTGGTACCTGGAGATAATAAAACCGGCATATCAGCAGCCTCTGGATGCTGATACATATAGGGCAACGCTAAAATATTTCGATGCCTTGCTGCGACTGTTGCATCCTTTTATGCCATTCATTACCGAAGAGTTGTGGCAGGCACTGTACACAAGAGAGACAGGAGAGAGCATAATGACTGCTCTGCAACCTAAAGAAAAGACAATAGATAAAACTCTGATTGACGGGTTCGAAGAGATGAAACAGGTGGTTGCCGGAGTGCGAACCATACGGTTGGAAAAGAGTATTCCAAACAGGGATGAGCTTCAGTTACAGGTTATTGGTAGCCATAACAGTAAATACAACAGTATTATACTAAAGATGTGCAACTTGTCAAGCATCTCTGCGGCCATCGAGAAACAGCCTGGCGACTCGGGATTCCTTGTAGGAACAACGGAATACAGCGTTCCCCTTGCTGATAAGATGGATGTGGAAGCCGAACTCAGTAAGATGAAAGCAGAGCTGGCCTATACAGAGGGATTTTTACAGTCGGTATTAAAAAAACTTGGCAACGAACGGTTCGTCCTGAACGCGAAACCGGAGATAGTGGAAAACGAGCGCAGAAAACAGGCGGATGCCGAAAGTAAAATAGCCCTGCTAAAAGAGAATATCGAAGCATTGTCAACTGAATAA
- a CDS encoding class I SAM-dependent methyltransferase, with protein sequence MSVITIERCPVCGSGDLKKIFDAVDHFSSKEVFPVCDCTVCGFRFTNNFPSEDVIGKYYDSPDYISHSDSDKGLINKLYHLFREHMLKRKVKVAESFVKGYDKTLLDIGCGTGYFMNAAEKYGFAVSGIEKNKKAREWANNHFALDVKDEKSFFEMKDVSFSIITLWHVLEHLEKPNETIDKIKDILAPDGTVVLALPNHHSYDARFYKEMWAAYDTPRHLWHFTPVSVEQLLAGHRMKIVKRFRMPLDAFYISLLSEKYKGSPVVVKYIRAFSIGIAGFVFSLFQPECSSSMIYIAKRISEE encoded by the coding sequence ATGTCAGTAATAACAATTGAAAGATGCCCAGTTTGCGGCAGCGGGGATTTAAAAAAAATTTTTGATGCTGTTGATCATTTCTCAAGCAAGGAGGTTTTTCCTGTTTGTGATTGCACGGTGTGCGGATTCCGCTTTACAAACAATTTCCCATCGGAAGATGTTATCGGAAAATATTACGACTCACCTGACTATATCTCTCATTCCGACTCAGACAAAGGACTGATTAACAAGCTGTATCACCTTTTCAGGGAACATATGCTAAAGAGAAAAGTCAAAGTGGCAGAATCATTTGTTAAAGGTTATGATAAGACATTGCTTGATATAGGCTGTGGAACAGGCTACTTTATGAACGCTGCCGAAAAATATGGTTTTGCAGTCTCCGGCATTGAGAAAAACAAAAAGGCACGGGAATGGGCAAACAACCATTTCGCATTAGACGTAAAGGACGAGAAAAGTTTTTTCGAAATGAAAGATGTATCGTTCAGTATTATCACTCTTTGGCATGTACTCGAACACCTGGAGAAACCGAACGAAACCATCGACAAGATAAAGGATATTCTCGCACCCGATGGCACAGTGGTGCTTGCACTGCCTAACCACCACTCTTATGATGCAAGATTTTACAAAGAGATGTGGGCTGCATATGATACTCCCAGACATCTATGGCACTTTACCCCGGTTTCCGTAGAGCAACTGCTTGCAGGGCACAGGATGAAAATCGTAAAAAGATTCCGGATGCCTCTGGATGCTTTTTATATTTCTCTGCTAAGTGAGAAATATAAAGGAAGCCCCGTGGTTGTAAAGTATATCAGGGCTTTTTCGATTGGCATAGCAGGATTTGTATTCTCCCTTTTTCAACCTGAATGCTCCAGCTCGATGATATATATTGCAAAACGTATAAGCGAAGAGTAA
- the mnmG gene encoding tRNA uridine-5-carboxymethylaminomethyl(34) synthesis enzyme MnmG yields the protein MNFKYDIIVVGAGHAGCEAATAAANLGSKVLLITMDMNKIAQMSCNPAVGGIAKGQIVREIDAMGGQMGIVSDKTAIQFRMLNRSKGPAMWSPRVQSDRMKFIENWREIIENTPNLDMWQDMVTELTFDRSIVTGVKTRMGVEFLAKAVILTNGTFLNGLIHIGKVQIGGGRIAEPASLGMTEQLCEKGFKTDRMKTGTPVRIDARSVDFSLMEEQKGDDDSFHKFSYLPNVKRELKQLSCWITYTSEKVHEAIREGLNDSPLYNGQIQSIGPRYCPSIETKIVTFSEKTSHQLFLEPEGETTHEYYLNGFSSSLPLQTQLKALKLVPAFRNVHIYRPGYAIEYDFFDPTQLYPTLETKLVKNLFFAGQINGTTGYEEAAGQGLIAGINAHINCHGGNPFTLRRDEAYVGVLIDDLITKGVDEPYRMFTSRAEYRILLRQDNADERLTEKSYNLGLASESRMHLLKAKEEEVRKIIDFVKNFSIKPQRINPFLEHIGTTPLKHGVKLIDLLTRPHIDLSLMSDNVTPLKETLDTIADRKEEIIECANIEIKYSGYIKREQIMADKITRLEEIRIKDKFNYTEIQSLSTEARQKLTKINPGTIAQASRIPGVSPNDISVLLVLLGR from the coding sequence ATGAACTTTAAGTACGATATAATTGTTGTTGGTGCCGGGCATGCCGGATGCGAAGCTGCTACAGCAGCGGCCAACCTGGGCTCTAAGGTACTGCTTATCACAATGGATATGAACAAGATCGCCCAAATGAGCTGTAATCCCGCTGTAGGCGGCATTGCAAAGGGGCAGATTGTGCGCGAGATTGATGCTATGGGTGGGCAGATGGGTATTGTAAGCGACAAAACCGCTATTCAATTCCGTATGCTAAACAGATCGAAAGGACCTGCCATGTGGAGCCCGCGTGTACAAAGCGACCGTATGAAATTCATCGAAAACTGGCGTGAAATAATTGAAAACACACCAAACCTTGATATGTGGCAGGATATGGTAACCGAACTGACATTTGACAGGTCAATAGTTACCGGTGTTAAAACCCGCATGGGAGTAGAATTTTTGGCGAAAGCAGTTATTCTAACCAACGGAACATTCCTGAACGGATTAATACATATCGGCAAAGTACAGATTGGCGGGGGCCGTATTGCTGAGCCAGCCTCTCTCGGCATGACAGAGCAGCTATGCGAAAAAGGGTTTAAAACCGACAGGATGAAGACGGGTACACCTGTACGCATAGATGCCCGTTCTGTTGATTTTTCTCTTATGGAAGAACAGAAAGGGGATGATGATAGTTTTCACAAATTCTCATATTTACCCAATGTAAAGCGGGAGCTGAAGCAGCTCAGTTGCTGGATAACATATACATCGGAAAAAGTACATGAAGCAATTAGAGAAGGATTGAACGACTCTCCTCTTTATAATGGACAAATACAGAGTATCGGACCCCGCTATTGCCCGAGTATTGAAACAAAAATTGTTACTTTCTCCGAAAAAACCAGTCATCAGCTGTTCCTTGAGCCCGAGGGAGAAACTACTCACGAATATTATCTCAATGGTTTCTCCTCTTCCCTGCCCCTTCAAACACAGCTGAAAGCTTTGAAACTTGTTCCGGCATTTAGGAATGTTCATATTTATCGCCCGGGATATGCCATAGAGTACGACTTTTTTGACCCTACTCAACTGTACCCTACGCTTGAGACAAAATTAGTGAAAAATCTCTTTTTCGCGGGGCAGATCAACGGTACAACCGGCTATGAAGAAGCAGCCGGACAGGGGCTGATAGCAGGGATAAACGCTCATATAAATTGCCATGGAGGAAATCCATTTACACTGAGAAGAGACGAAGCATATGTAGGCGTACTTATTGACGACCTGATAACAAAAGGTGTGGATGAACCCTACAGAATGTTCACTTCACGCGCTGAGTATCGCATTCTCCTTCGCCAGGACAACGCAGACGAAAGGCTCACAGAAAAATCATATAACTTAGGGCTAGCCTCGGAAAGCAGAATGCACCTTTTGAAAGCAAAAGAGGAAGAAGTGAGAAAAATAATAGATTTTGTAAAAAACTTTTCAATCAAACCACAAAGGATAAACCCATTCCTGGAGCATATCGGTACAACTCCGCTAAAGCATGGCGTGAAGCTGATAGACCTGCTCACACGTCCTCATATCGACTTGTCATTGATGTCTGACAATGTGACTCCTCTTAAAGAAACCCTTGACACGATTGCTGACCGGAAGGAAGAAATAATTGAATGTGCTAATATCGAAATAAAATATAGCGGCTACATTAAACGGGAACAGATAATGGCAGACAAAATAACCCGTTTGGAGGAGATCCGTATCAAAGACAAGTTCAACTATACTGAAATACAGTCGTTATCTACCGAGGCAAGGCAAAAACTTACAAAAATAAACCCGGGAACCATTGCACAGGCAAGTAGAATACCGGGGGTCTCCCCCAATGACATTTCTGTGCTGCTTGTCCTCTTAGGACGATAA
- a CDS encoding fructosamine kinase family protein has protein sequence MFKLLSYISTRISEKIISTKPVSGGDISSAYLIESEARKYFLKVNSNLCALEMFHAEQKGLQTIEQTKTIAVPHVHLADTIEGKAFLLMDFIESKRPDMSDYIRFGEVLAELHHCSQKDFGFSTDNFIGSLPQRNNTHAGWAEFYWFERILPQLQSALKAGLIQQNIIPKEKDVIPLFQEIFGDAKPSLLHGDLWGGNYLISTNGVPCLIDPAVYYGHSMVDIAMSGLFGGFGTEFYNAYHEIIPKTENYLQQIDLYQLYYLLVHLNLFGSGYYSSVSSILKKYF, from the coding sequence ATGTTTAAACTCCTCTCTTATATTTCTACAAGAATTTCAGAAAAAATTATCTCCACGAAACCAGTATCGGGAGGAGATATATCTTCTGCCTACCTTATTGAGTCTGAAGCCCGGAAATATTTTCTGAAGGTAAATTCAAACCTTTGTGCTTTGGAGATGTTCCACGCGGAACAAAAAGGACTGCAAACCATTGAACAGACAAAAACCATAGCTGTCCCTCATGTGCATCTCGCAGATACCATAGAGGGGAAAGCCTTTCTCTTGATGGACTTTATTGAAAGTAAACGCCCCGATATGTCTGACTATATTCGTTTTGGAGAAGTGCTGGCCGAATTACACCACTGCTCACAGAAGGATTTCGGATTCAGTACAGATAATTTTATTGGGAGTCTTCCACAACGGAATAACACCCATGCCGGCTGGGCGGAATTTTATTGGTTCGAACGTATACTCCCTCAGCTTCAGTCGGCGCTTAAAGCCGGATTGATACAGCAGAATATCATACCAAAAGAAAAAGATGTTATCCCTCTGTTTCAAGAAATATTTGGCGATGCGAAACCCTCTCTTTTACATGGAGATCTATGGGGAGGAAATTACCTCATTTCAACCAATGGTGTCCCCTGCCTTATCGATCCTGCTGTCTATTATGGCCATTCCATGGTAGATATTGCCATGAGCGGCCTCTTCGGTGGTTTCGGGACCGAATTTTACAACGCATATCACGAAATCATCCCTAAAACCGAAAACTATCTTCAACAAATTGATCTATACCAATTATATTACCTGCTTGTACATTTAAACCTGTTCGGTAGCGGATACTACTCCTCCGTTTCATCAATCTTGAAAAAATATTTTTGA
- a CDS encoding exo-beta-N-acetylmuramidase NamZ family protein, which translates to MNKFFFLPALLLCTCIFAQNKTTVKSGAEITDAYFPLLKDKRVAVMTNQTGMAGNEHLVDMLIRYKFNVVGIFSPEHGFRGTADAGEHVASSTDEKTGTPIWSLYGSGGGKPSAEKIKQFDVLLFDLQDVGLRFYTYYASMARMMDACAEHGKKMIVLDRPNPNGMYVDGPILDMKHKSGVGWLPIPVVHGMTLGELALMINGEKWLPEDRVCDLTVVPCENYTHQTRYELPIAPSPNLPNIHSIYLYPSTCLFEGTVMSLGRGTPQPFEVYGHPKYKESDFSFIPQAVPGAKNPPLLNQKCYGVDLRNLPDEEIIASGFDLTYIIDAYNNLNMGEKFFTPFFEKLTGVDYIRRDIIAGKSAKEIKDKWFCDVVKFKLQRKPYLLYKE; encoded by the coding sequence ATGAACAAATTTTTTTTCTTGCCAGCCCTTCTTCTCTGTACTTGTATATTCGCACAAAACAAAACAACTGTGAAGTCAGGTGCTGAAATAACTGATGCCTATTTTCCCCTTTTGAAAGATAAGCGTGTAGCTGTAATGACCAACCAGACAGGAATGGCGGGCAATGAACATCTTGTGGATATGCTGATAAGATATAAGTTCAATGTGGTGGGCATATTTTCTCCCGAACATGGCTTTCGCGGAACTGCCGACGCAGGTGAACATGTAGCCAGTTCAACAGATGAAAAAACAGGTACTCCCATATGGTCGCTTTATGGAAGCGGTGGCGGAAAGCCTTCTGCAGAAAAAATAAAACAGTTTGATGTGTTGTTGTTCGACCTGCAAGATGTAGGACTCCGTTTCTATACCTACTACGCCAGCATGGCACGAATGATGGATGCCTGCGCGGAACACGGCAAAAAAATGATCGTGCTCGATCGCCCCAATCCCAACGGCATGTACGTGGACGGACCCATTCTGGACATGAAGCATAAATCGGGTGTAGGGTGGCTTCCCATACCGGTTGTGCATGGCATGACACTGGGTGAACTGGCGTTGATGATCAACGGTGAGAAATGGCTTCCCGAAGACAGGGTGTGTGACTTAACCGTTGTGCCCTGCGAAAATTACACACACCAGACACGATACGAATTGCCCATTGCCCCGTCACCCAATCTGCCAAATATTCACTCTATATACCTCTATCCATCCACATGTCTATTCGAAGGTACAGTGATGAGCCTGGGCAGAGGCACCCCCCAACCTTTTGAGGTATACGGGCATCCGAAATATAAAGAGTCTGATTTTTCATTTATCCCGCAAGCCGTTCCTGGAGCAAAAAACCCGCCGTTACTTAACCAGAAATGCTACGGGGTGGATCTGCGCAACCTGCCGGATGAGGAGATCATCGCAAGCGGTTTCGACCTTACTTACATAATAGATGCATACAACAATCTGAATATGGGTGAAAAATTTTTCACACCCTTTTTCGAAAAGTTAACCGGTGTGGACTATATCCGCCGGGATATCATTGCCGGCAAATCGGCCAAAGAGATAAAAGATAAATGGTTTTGCGATGTGGTAAAGTTCAAACTGCAGAGAAAACCCTATCTTCTCTATAAGGAATAG